From Streptomyces sp. 6-11-2, one genomic window encodes:
- a CDS encoding M20 family metallopeptidase → MTGALKEAARQAVDRRAEELIGLSERLHADPETAWEEHRAAAAVPDLLDRAGFDVTSSYLGLETAFLARFGSGPVRVALCAEYDALPGLGHACGHNLIAASSVGAALGLAAVADDAGLTVEVYGTPAEEGGGGKIEMLDRGAFAGVDLAMMVHPAPVDVAEARPFAVSHSRISYTGKSAHAAAYPEAGVNAADAFTVAQVAIGLLRQQLPASARVHGVVTHAGDAPNAIPERSTGRWYVRAETLAELAELEPRVMRAFEAGALATGCELGIEPESKPYAEFRTDETALGHYRANALALGREFAPPGQAARMNRASTDMGNVSQVVPAIHPYIGIGSLPATNHQHEFAAYCVGAAARRALLDGAIALAWTGVDQSAPAGGAAA, encoded by the coding sequence GTGACGGGCGCGCTGAAGGAGGCGGCCCGGCAGGCGGTCGACCGCCGGGCCGAGGAGCTGATCGGCCTCTCCGAGCGGCTGCACGCCGACCCGGAGACAGCCTGGGAGGAACACCGGGCCGCCGCCGCCGTACCGGACCTGCTGGACCGCGCCGGATTCGACGTCACCTCGTCCTACCTGGGTCTGGAGACGGCGTTCCTCGCCCGGTTCGGCAGCGGGCCCGTCCGGGTCGCACTGTGCGCCGAGTACGACGCGCTGCCGGGCCTCGGCCACGCGTGCGGGCACAACCTCATCGCCGCGAGTTCGGTGGGGGCCGCGCTCGGCCTGGCGGCCGTCGCCGACGACGCCGGCCTCACCGTCGAGGTCTACGGCACCCCGGCCGAGGAAGGCGGCGGCGGCAAGATCGAGATGCTCGACCGGGGCGCCTTCGCCGGAGTGGACCTCGCGATGATGGTGCACCCCGCCCCGGTCGACGTCGCCGAGGCCCGCCCGTTCGCGGTCAGCCACTCCAGGATCTCCTACACCGGGAAGTCCGCGCACGCCGCGGCCTATCCGGAGGCCGGGGTCAACGCGGCCGACGCCTTCACCGTGGCCCAGGTCGCGATCGGCCTGCTGCGCCAGCAACTGCCGGCCTCGGCCAGGGTGCACGGTGTGGTGACCCACGCCGGGGACGCCCCGAACGCCATCCCGGAGCGGTCGACAGGCCGTTGGTACGTACGGGCGGAGACACTCGCCGAACTGGCCGAGCTGGAGCCGCGGGTCATGCGGGCCTTCGAGGCCGGTGCCCTCGCGACCGGCTGCGAGCTGGGGATCGAGCCGGAGAGCAAGCCGTACGCGGAGTTCCGTACGGACGAGACCGCCCTCGGGCACTACCGTGCGAACGCCCTCGCCCTGGGCCGGGAGTTCGCGCCCCCCGGCCAGGCCGCGCGGATGAACCGCGCCTCCACCGACATGGGCAACGTCTCGCAGGTGGTGCCGGCCATCCACCCCTACATCGGCATCGGATCCCTGCCCGCCACCAACCACCAGCACGAGTTCGCCGCGTACTGCGTGGGCGCGGCGGCGCGGCGGGCCCTGCTCGACGGGGCGATCGCACTGGCCTGGACCGGCGTGGACCAGAGCGCGCCGGCCGGGGGAGCGGCGGCGTGA
- a CDS encoding TetR/AcrR family transcriptional regulator, whose amino-acid sequence MGKAGRPRNQTARRQALVSAAGRAIAERGLEGLRIKDIADAAGVSQGSVLYYYPELDDLVLEVHRGAVESYLSSRQRAYDEAPAEDPAARLRALLHSGLPSMTEDPVHGLLYELHRRAGRSPGHAELMTSLFAREVALYTTALEVGAATGVFSLAASAHDLAHGLVALEDGYGLHIVSRNAALRPDRARELILAHARAVTGCAGL is encoded by the coding sequence GTAGACCACGCAACCAGACGGCACGCAGGCAGGCCCTCGTCTCCGCCGCGGGACGGGCCATCGCGGAGCGCGGCCTCGAGGGCCTGCGCATCAAGGACATCGCGGACGCGGCGGGCGTCTCGCAGGGCTCGGTCCTGTACTACTACCCCGAGCTCGACGACCTCGTACTGGAGGTGCACCGGGGCGCGGTCGAGAGCTACCTGTCCTCGCGGCAGCGGGCCTACGACGAGGCACCCGCCGAGGATCCGGCGGCACGGCTGCGGGCCCTGCTGCACAGCGGTCTGCCGAGCATGACGGAGGATCCGGTCCACGGGCTGCTGTACGAGCTGCACCGGCGCGCCGGCCGCAGCCCGGGCCACGCCGAGCTGATGACCTCCCTCTTCGCCCGGGAGGTCGCTCTCTACACGACCGCCCTCGAGGTCGGCGCCGCGACCGGTGTGTTCTCCCTCGCGGCGTCCGCGCACGATCTGGCGCACGGGCTGGTGGCCCTGGAGGACGGCTACGGTCTGCACATCGTCAGCCGCAACGCGGCTCTGCGGCCCGACAGGGCCCGTGAGCTGATTCTGGCCCATGCCCGGGCGGTGACGGGCTGCGCCGGTCTGTAG
- a CDS encoding RidA family protein, whose translation MTFTSEGSQARAPIVAGGHTRIRPFNTRDTYPEQNLDNDLCQAVVAGDTVYVRGQIGQNLDTSDSVGVGDAEAQAEQAMTNIKMLLEEAGSRMEHLVKLTIYLIDPRYREAVYRTVGRWTKGVHPISTGLVVSALARPEWLCEIDAIAVIPEEARA comes from the coding sequence ATGACCTTCACGAGCGAGGGCAGCCAGGCGCGGGCCCCGATCGTCGCCGGCGGGCACACCCGGATCCGGCCGTTCAACACGCGCGACACCTATCCCGAGCAGAACCTCGACAACGACCTCTGCCAGGCCGTCGTCGCCGGCGACACGGTGTACGTCCGGGGCCAGATCGGCCAGAACCTCGACACCAGCGATTCCGTGGGCGTCGGCGACGCCGAGGCGCAGGCCGAGCAGGCCATGACCAACATCAAGATGCTGCTCGAAGAGGCGGGCAGCCGGATGGAGCACCTGGTCAAGCTGACCATCTATCTGATCGACCCGCGCTACCGCGAGGCGGTGTACCGCACCGTGGGCCGCTGGACCAAGGGCGTGCACCCCATCTCCACCGGCCTGGTGGTCTCCGCCCTGGCCCGCCCGGAGTGGCTGTGCGAGATCGACGCGATCGCCGTGATCCCCGAGGAGGCGCGGGCATGA
- a CDS encoding NAD(P)/FAD-dependent oxidoreductase encodes MPSEETEVVVVGAGQAGVAMSEHLGAHGVPHVVLERHRIAERWRSERWDSLVANGPAWHDRFPGLEFSDVGPDAFASKEQVADYFVTYAEKIGAPIRCGVEVTSVRKHAGRPGFRVETSEGSIDARFVVAATGPFQRPVIPPIVPDGAVPVQIHSSGYRNPEQLSEGAVLVVGAGSSGVQIADELRRSGRRVLLSVGPHDRPPREYRGRDFCWWLGVLGIWDAETPPRGAEHVTIAVSGARGGHTVDFRALAGTGIELVGLTASYDDGVLRFAPDLAANIALGDDKYLAFLRAADAYVERNGLDLPEEPEAHVLGPDPDCVTSPLLELDLAGAGVTSIVWATGFATDYGWLEVDAFDENGRPDQRRGVSSEPGVYFLGLPWLSRRGSSFIWGVWHDAGHIADHITIQRGYLAYGTTDRPGATPATPKN; translated from the coding sequence ATGCCCAGTGAAGAGACCGAAGTGGTCGTGGTCGGTGCGGGCCAGGCGGGCGTCGCAATGAGCGAGCACCTGGGAGCCCACGGCGTACCGCACGTCGTCCTGGAGCGGCACCGGATCGCCGAGCGGTGGCGCTCGGAGCGGTGGGACTCCCTGGTCGCCAACGGGCCCGCGTGGCACGACCGGTTCCCGGGGCTGGAGTTCTCCGACGTCGGCCCCGACGCCTTCGCCTCGAAGGAGCAGGTCGCGGACTACTTCGTCACGTACGCCGAGAAGATCGGCGCCCCGATCCGGTGCGGTGTCGAGGTGACCTCGGTGCGCAAGCACGCCGGCCGGCCCGGCTTCCGGGTCGAAACGTCGGAGGGCTCCATCGACGCGCGCTTCGTCGTGGCCGCGACCGGACCGTTCCAGCGGCCCGTGATCCCGCCCATCGTCCCGGACGGCGCCGTCCCCGTGCAGATCCACTCCAGCGGGTACCGCAACCCGGAGCAGCTGTCCGAGGGCGCGGTCCTCGTGGTCGGGGCCGGCTCCTCGGGGGTCCAGATCGCCGACGAACTGCGCCGGTCCGGTCGCCGGGTCCTCCTCTCCGTCGGTCCGCACGACCGTCCTCCCCGTGAGTACCGCGGACGTGACTTCTGCTGGTGGCTCGGTGTGCTCGGGATCTGGGACGCGGAGACCCCTCCCCGAGGTGCCGAACACGTCACCATCGCCGTCAGCGGCGCCCGCGGCGGTCACACCGTGGACTTCCGCGCCCTGGCCGGCACCGGCATCGAGCTCGTCGGCCTGACCGCGTCCTACGACGACGGCGTACTGCGCTTCGCGCCGGATCTCGCCGCGAACATCGCGCTCGGCGACGACAAGTACCTCGCGTTCCTGCGGGCGGCCGACGCGTACGTCGAGCGCAACGGGCTCGACCTCCCCGAGGAGCCGGAGGCCCACGTCCTCGGGCCGGACCCGGACTGCGTGACCAGTCCCCTCCTGGAGCTCGACCTGGCCGGGGCCGGCGTCACCTCGATCGTCTGGGCGACGGGTTTCGCCACCGACTACGGCTGGCTCGAGGTCGACGCGTTCGACGAGAACGGCCGGCCGGACCAGCGGCGAGGAGTGTCCTCCGAGCCCGGCGTCTACTTCCTGGGCCTGCCCTGGCTGTCCCGCCGCGGATCGAGCTTCATCTGGGGTGTGTGGCACGACGCCGGACACATCGCCGACCACATCACGATCCAGCGCGGCTACCTCGCGTACGGCACCACCGACCGGCCCGGCGCCACGCCGGCGACCCCGAAGAACTGA
- a CDS encoding beta-L-arabinofuranosidase domain-containing protein codes for MERRAFLNRSLAVVGGAALAGTAGLPAQAAAPRPPVRLVGPTRAAARYPANRAPLRQEPFLRLPPGSVTPKGWLREQLDLQLNGLNGRLPEVSDYLSPATSGWAVPDRDGWEELPYWLRGFGDLGYVTGDARTLELTRAWIDRILATRQPDGFFGPSALRTALNGGPDFWPYMPVLDALRTWHEYSGDDRVVPALRGWLKYLDTQPAELFGQGWGSARCGDTIDTAYWLYNRTGDSWLLDLVHRIHANSADYTTAIPTWHNVNLAQGFREPAQYGVLAGDPSFRDATYRVYDTVMRRYGQFPGGGFAGDENARSGYHDPRQGFETCGIVEYMHSHQLLTRITGDAVWADRCEELALNLLPAALDPLHKGIHYATSANGIQLDNVPKSHGQFDNRFAMQAYMPGIHQYRCCPHNYGMGWPYYAEELWLASADGGLCASLYAESSVRADVADGTTVSIAERTDYPFGETVTFTLSAPRTVRFPLYLRVPGWCQAPTVLVNGRPAQACGSGGYLVLDRPWQHRDTVELRLPMRTTVRTWGANRDSVSVDHGPLTYSLRIEEEWTRFAGTEDWPEYEVRPASPWNYALVLDEKDPARSFTPERTRAHAANPFTHTGTPVRMRAKARRVPAWQADDQDVAAPLQQSPARSTEPVEHITLIPSAAARLRITAFPTAESGRRACEWVACTASFSGVDSPQALIINATAGPADSFDQSIPRFTWWDRTGTEEWVRYEYAEPVRTSGVSVYWYDDTGHGACRVPQSWQLEYRSPAGVWQPVSGASAYGTATDTFNHVSYEPVTVTALRLRVRLRTGVSGGVLAWRVRLS; via the coding sequence ATGGAACGTCGCGCGTTCCTCAACCGCTCACTGGCCGTCGTCGGTGGCGCAGCGCTGGCCGGAACGGCGGGTCTGCCCGCGCAGGCGGCCGCGCCCCGGCCGCCGGTGCGTCTGGTCGGCCCCACCCGCGCTGCCGCCCGATACCCGGCCAACCGGGCCCCGTTGCGGCAGGAGCCCTTTCTGCGGCTTCCCCCGGGCAGCGTCACCCCCAAGGGCTGGCTGCGCGAACAGCTCGACCTCCAGCTGAACGGCCTCAACGGGCGCCTGCCGGAGGTCTCCGACTACCTCTCCCCGGCCACCAGCGGCTGGGCCGTGCCCGACAGGGACGGCTGGGAGGAACTGCCGTACTGGCTGCGCGGCTTCGGCGACCTCGGCTACGTCACCGGCGACGCCAGGACGCTGGAGCTGACCCGCGCCTGGATCGACCGCATCCTGGCCACCCGGCAGCCGGACGGCTTCTTCGGCCCGTCCGCGCTGCGTACGGCGCTCAACGGCGGCCCGGACTTCTGGCCCTACATGCCGGTGCTGGACGCCCTGCGCACCTGGCACGAGTACAGCGGCGACGACCGGGTCGTCCCGGCGCTGCGGGGGTGGCTGAAGTACCTCGATACGCAGCCTGCCGAACTGTTCGGACAGGGCTGGGGCTCCGCCCGCTGCGGCGACACCATCGACACGGCCTACTGGCTGTACAACCGCACCGGCGACTCCTGGCTGCTGGACCTGGTGCACAGGATCCACGCCAACAGCGCCGACTACACCACCGCGATACCCACCTGGCACAACGTCAACCTGGCCCAGGGCTTCCGCGAACCGGCCCAGTACGGCGTTCTGGCCGGCGACCCGTCCTTCCGTGACGCCACCTACCGCGTCTACGACACCGTGATGCGCCGGTACGGGCAGTTCCCCGGCGGCGGCTTCGCCGGGGACGAGAACGCCCGCAGCGGCTACCACGATCCCCGCCAGGGCTTCGAGACCTGCGGCATCGTCGAGTACATGCACAGCCATCAGCTGCTCACCCGCATCACCGGCGACGCGGTGTGGGCCGACCGCTGCGAGGAGCTGGCGCTGAACCTGCTGCCGGCCGCGCTCGACCCGCTGCACAAGGGCATCCACTACGCGACCTCCGCCAACGGCATCCAGCTCGACAACGTCCCCAAGTCACATGGCCAGTTCGACAACCGCTTCGCCATGCAGGCGTACATGCCCGGCATCCACCAGTACCGCTGCTGCCCGCACAACTACGGCATGGGCTGGCCCTACTACGCCGAGGAACTCTGGCTGGCCAGTGCCGACGGCGGCCTGTGCGCCTCGCTGTACGCGGAGTCCTCGGTGCGCGCCGACGTGGCCGACGGCACCACGGTCTCCATCGCCGAACGCACCGACTACCCGTTCGGCGAGACCGTCACCTTCACCCTGTCCGCACCCCGGACGGTGCGCTTCCCGCTCTACCTGCGCGTGCCGGGCTGGTGCCAGGCCCCCACGGTGCTGGTGAACGGCCGCCCCGCGCAGGCCTGCGGCAGCGGCGGATACCTGGTGCTGGACCGCCCCTGGCAGCACCGCGACACCGTGGAACTGCGCCTGCCCATGCGCACCACGGTGCGCACCTGGGGCGCGAACCGCGACTCGGTCTCCGTCGACCACGGTCCGCTGACCTACTCCCTCCGGATCGAGGAGGAGTGGACGCGGTTCGCCGGTACCGAGGACTGGCCCGAGTACGAGGTGCGCCCGGCCTCGCCGTGGAACTACGCCCTGGTACTGGACGAGAAGGACCCCGCCCGCTCCTTCACCCCGGAGCGCACCCGCGCCCACGCCGCCAACCCGTTCACGCACACCGGCACCCCCGTCCGCATGCGGGCCAAGGCGCGCCGTGTCCCCGCCTGGCAGGCCGACGACCAGGACGTGGCGGCGCCGCTCCAGCAGAGCCCGGCGCGCTCCACCGAGCCGGTCGAGCACATCACGCTGATCCCGTCCGCCGCCGCGCGGCTGCGCATCACCGCCTTTCCCACGGCGGAATCGGGCCGGCGGGCGTGCGAATGGGTCGCCTGCACCGCGTCCTTCAGCGGCGTGGACAGCCCCCAGGCCCTGATCATCAACGCCACGGCCGGGCCCGCGGACTCCTTCGACCAGTCCATACCCCGCTTCACCTGGTGGGACCGGACCGGCACGGAGGAGTGGGTGCGGTACGAGTACGCCGAGCCGGTCCGCACGAGCGGGGTGTCGGTGTACTGGTACGACGACACCGGCCACGGCGCCTGCCGGGTACCGCAGTCCTGGCAGTTGGAGTACCGGTCACCCGCGGGTGTCTGGCAGCCGGTGAGCGGCGCCTCGGCATACGGCACGGCCACCGACACGTTCAACCACGTCTCCTACGAGCCGGTGACCGTCACCGCCCTGCGCCTGCGCGTGCGACTGCGGACCGGCGTCTCCGGTGGCGTGCTGGCCTGGCGGGTCCGGCTTTCGTGA
- a CDS encoding LysR family transcriptional regulator, whose product MPGPYLTVFAVAGLVAALSLRETAGSALLRPEDMPENAPEDVPEAAAAEVRRAVPHKVDCDTDRPAQGSRMTAPVGFTLVQLRYFLVAAERGSMTEASAELHIAQSAVSAAIHNLERDLQAQLFIRRRGRGLTLTPAGERLQQQARDLLARAREVEREARGEGETISGPVAVGCFVTLAPYYLPHLFSECTGRYPGIEIDVVEAETDQLVHALAAGRIDFALTYHLGLSAEADLRSETIARAPAYVIVPADHPLAGQGSVELAELSTEPLVLLDLPHSRDYFRALVAATGTAPDVRYRTRSYETVRSLVARGLGYSVLNQRPATSQTYGGGEIAELQLRDASPLEVRIASLEGVTQTARARAVMDLLREIAAARSTEV is encoded by the coding sequence GTGCCCGGCCCGTACCTGACGGTGTTCGCCGTCGCCGGTCTCGTGGCCGCCCTGTCCCTGCGGGAGACCGCCGGTTCGGCCCTGCTGCGCCCCGAGGACATGCCCGAGAACGCCCCCGAGGACGTGCCCGAAGCGGCGGCCGCCGAGGTGCGCCGGGCGGTGCCGCATAAGGTCGACTGCGACACGGATCGGCCGGCGCAAGGGTCACGTATGACGGCACCAGTGGGTTTCACGCTCGTTCAGCTCCGCTACTTCCTCGTCGCAGCCGAGCGCGGTTCGATGACGGAGGCGTCGGCGGAGCTGCACATCGCGCAGTCCGCCGTGTCCGCGGCCATCCACAACCTGGAGCGCGACCTCCAGGCGCAGCTGTTCATCCGCCGGCGGGGCCGGGGGCTGACCCTCACACCCGCCGGGGAGCGGCTCCAGCAGCAGGCGCGGGATCTGCTGGCCCGCGCCCGCGAGGTCGAACGGGAGGCCCGGGGAGAGGGCGAGACCATCTCCGGGCCGGTGGCCGTCGGCTGCTTCGTGACCCTGGCCCCCTACTACCTGCCCCACCTGTTCAGCGAGTGCACCGGACGCTATCCGGGCATCGAGATCGACGTGGTGGAGGCGGAGACGGACCAGCTCGTCCACGCCCTGGCGGCGGGGCGCATCGACTTCGCCCTCACCTACCACCTCGGTCTGTCGGCCGAGGCGGACCTGCGCAGCGAGACGATCGCCCGCGCCCCGGCCTACGTCATCGTCCCGGCCGATCACCCGCTGGCCGGTCAGGGCAGTGTGGAGCTGGCCGAACTGTCCACGGAACCGCTCGTCCTGCTGGACCTTCCCCACAGCCGCGACTACTTCCGCGCGCTGGTGGCCGCCACCGGCACCGCGCCCGACGTCCGCTACCGCACCCGGAGCTACGAGACCGTGCGCTCCCTGGTGGCCCGGGGACTCGGCTACTCCGTGCTCAACCAGCGCCCGGCGACCAGCCAGACCTACGGCGGCGGCGAGATCGCGGAACTCCAGCTCCGGGACGCCTCCCCGCTCGAAGTCAGGATCGCCTCCCTGGAGGGCGTGACCCAGACCGCCCGCGCCCGAGCGGTGATGGACCTGCTGCGGGAGATCGCCGCCGCCCGGTCCACCGAGGTCTGA
- a CDS encoding NmrA/HSCARG family protein: MVEEPVLVLAATGGQGRAVADALLGRGARVRALVRDPARKAARELADRGVEVMAGSLSDRGSLAAAMSGVAGVFAFTTPFEAGVEAEVGQGRAILAAAEEAGVPHLVFSSVAGADQESGVPHFESKARIEAELAAGDVPHTILGPTYFFDNALGGAERVLDGVLDLPLPPDRPLQQLARPDLGAFAAEVLLDPARYAGQRIELASDAPTPTQMAAALGAALGREVRHEQVPLTAVANPDMHAMWTFLNGPGYRVDIPALHAAHPEIPWTGFADWAHGTFATAR, translated from the coding sequence ATGGTCGAAGAGCCGGTCTTGGTGCTTGCGGCAACCGGAGGACAGGGCAGGGCTGTTGCCGACGCACTGCTGGGCCGCGGGGCCCGGGTCCGCGCGCTGGTGCGCGACCCCGCGCGGAAAGCGGCACGGGAACTGGCCGACCGGGGTGTCGAAGTGATGGCGGGATCCCTGAGCGATCGCGGGTCGCTCGCCGCCGCGATGAGCGGGGTGGCGGGCGTCTTCGCGTTCACCACCCCCTTCGAGGCCGGCGTCGAGGCGGAGGTGGGCCAGGGACGGGCCATCCTGGCTGCCGCCGAGGAGGCGGGCGTGCCGCATCTCGTGTTCAGCTCGGTCGCCGGCGCCGACCAGGAGAGCGGGGTACCGCACTTCGAGAGCAAGGCACGCATCGAAGCCGAACTGGCCGCAGGCGACGTGCCCCATACGATCCTGGGGCCGACGTATTTCTTCGACAACGCTCTCGGCGGAGCGGAGCGCGTCCTCGACGGCGTCCTCGACCTGCCGCTGCCGCCCGACCGGCCGTTGCAGCAGCTTGCCCGCCCCGACCTCGGAGCGTTCGCGGCGGAAGTGCTGCTCGACCCCGCCCGCTACGCGGGGCAGCGCATCGAACTGGCAAGCGACGCGCCCACACCCACGCAGATGGCGGCCGCGCTCGGCGCGGCGCTCGGACGGGAGGTCCGCCATGAGCAAGTGCCTTTGACGGCGGTCGCCAACCCGGACATGCACGCAATGTGGACGTTCCTGAACGGACCCGGCTATCGCGTCGACATCCCCGCACTGCACGCCGCTCACCCGGAGATCCCTTGGACCGGCTTCGCCGACTGGGCGCACGGCACGTTCGCGACGGCCCGCTGA
- a CDS encoding DUF1028 domain-containing protein: MTFSLVVRDGERFGIVASSSSPAVAARVVHLRPGVGAAASQNVTDPTLGTSLLDGLADHGDAERALAHVTGAARNAKSIEYRQLTVLGRSGAGFAHSGSRTLGRHASAIADDAVAAGNMLSGEHIPGVLLDAYATATGRLEERLLTALKAAVAAGGEEGPVYSAGLAVVADVDWRVTDLRVDWAEDPVDRLGELLDVWLPQRDDYVRRGLDPAAAPSYGVPGDL; the protein is encoded by the coding sequence ATGACCTTCTCCCTGGTGGTACGCGACGGTGAGCGGTTCGGCATCGTGGCCAGTTCGTCGAGTCCGGCGGTCGCCGCCCGGGTCGTCCATCTGCGGCCCGGGGTCGGCGCGGCGGCCTCGCAGAACGTCACCGACCCGACCCTCGGCACGAGCCTGCTGGACGGGCTCGCCGACCACGGCGACGCGGAGCGTGCCCTGGCCCACGTCACCGGCGCGGCGCGGAACGCGAAGTCCATCGAGTACCGGCAGTTGACCGTGCTGGGCCGCTCCGGCGCCGGGTTCGCCCACAGTGGCTCGCGGACCCTCGGCAGGCACGCCTCGGCCATCGCGGACGACGCGGTGGCGGCCGGCAACATGCTGTCCGGCGAGCACATCCCCGGCGTACTCCTCGACGCCTACGCCACGGCCACCGGTCGGCTCGAGGAGCGTCTGCTCACCGCCCTGAAGGCCGCCGTCGCGGCCGGCGGCGAGGAGGGGCCGGTGTACTCCGCGGGCCTGGCGGTCGTCGCGGACGTGGACTGGCGCGTGACCGACCTGCGGGTGGACTGGGCCGAGGATCCCGTGGACCGGCTCGGCGAACTCCTCGACGTCTGGCTGCCGCAGCGGGACGACTACGTGCGGCGCGGCCTCGACCCCGCCGCCGCTCCTTCCTACGGCGTCCCGGGCGACCTGTGA